Proteins encoded by one window of Panicum virgatum strain AP13 chromosome 7N, P.virgatum_v5, whole genome shotgun sequence:
- the LOC120682605 gene encoding protease Do-like 8, chloroplastic isoform X4, translated as MIGINTAIFTQTGTSAGVGFAIPSSTVLKIAPQLIQFGKVRRAGLNVDFAPDPIAYQLNVRNGALILKVPAGSAAAKAGLAPTGRGFAGNIVLGDVITAVDGKPVKGKSDLLRVLDDYGVGDQVTLTVRRGDETLEVTLPLEEANL; from the exons ATGATTGGTATTAACACAGCAATTTTTACACAGACAG GAACATCTGCAGGTGTTGGCTTTGCCATCCCATCGTCCACTGTACTTAAAATTGCTCCTCAACTAATTCAGTTTGGAAAA GTCCGCCGTGCTGGCTTGAATGTGGACTTCGCTCCGGATCCAATTGCATATCAGCTTAATGTTCGCAACGGAGCTCTTATACTGAAG GTTCCTGCGGGCAGCGCTGCAGCCAAAGCAGGCCTAGCTCCTACCGGCAGGGGTTTTGCTGGCAACATTGTTCTTGGAGATGTCATCACCGCGGTGGACGGCAAACCT GTGAAGGGCAAATCCGACCTGCTGAGGGTTCTGGACGACTACGGCGTCGGAGATCAGGTGACTTTGACGGTCCGGCGAGGCGACGAAACCCTAGAGGTAACCTTGCCCTTAGAAGAGGCAAACCTCTGA